From a single Wolbachia endosymbiont of Oedothorax gibbosus genomic region:
- the fsa gene encoding fructose-6-phosphate aldolase, with protein sequence MEIFLDSVDLNEIKELKEFIDGITTNPSLIAKSGRKDKYEDLVREICSIVKGPVSVEVVADSHEEMITKGLNLAEIADNVVVKLPLTHEGLISCKKLWTEHKIPVNITLCFSPGQALLAAKAGACFISPFVGRLDDISYDGLSLIEDICTIYSNYDFDTKVLVASVRSPAHVIEAARLGADSITVPAKVLRQLLNHPLTDQGLAIFEKDWGAKQ encoded by the coding sequence ATGGAAATTTTTCTTGATAGCGTTGATTTAAATGAAATTAAAGAACTAAAAGAGTTTATTGATGGAATAACAACTAATCCTTCTTTAATAGCAAAGTCCGGGCGTAAAGATAAATACGAGGATTTAGTGCGTGAAATATGCTCTATTGTCAAGGGGCCTGTTAGTGTTGAAGTTGTTGCAGATAGCCATGAAGAGATGATCACAAAAGGTCTAAATTTAGCAGAAATCGCTGATAATGTTGTGGTAAAATTACCTCTTACACATGAAGGATTAATTTCTTGTAAGAAGTTGTGGACAGAGCATAAAATACCTGTTAACATCACGTTATGTTTTTCTCCTGGACAAGCACTGCTTGCCGCTAAGGCCGGTGCTTGTTTTATTTCTCCCTTTGTTGGTCGTCTTGATGATATAAGCTATGATGGCTTATCGCTAATAGAAGATATATGCACTATATATTCTAATTACGATTTTGATACTAAAGTTCTTGTTGCATCAGTAAGAAGCCCAGCGCATGTAATAGAAGCTGCAAGGCTTGGTGCTGATTCAATTACTGTACCAGCAAAAGTACTTAGACAATTACTTAACCATCCGCTTACCGATCAAGGACTTGCAATATTTGAAAAAGACTGGGGTGCAAAACAATAA